A part of Drosophila bipectinata strain 14024-0381.07 chromosome 3L, DbipHiC1v2, whole genome shotgun sequence genomic DNA contains:
- the LOC108124712 gene encoding uncharacterized protein yields the protein MPRRRRPRCKLNQSMVVRKKNPESSGPSGRPKPETTQRSALVALPPIADPPNEEPPCEEPQNEEPQSEEPLSEEPVSEEPPEVESTSSADPPSGDDTDYRLFPEIYNRQPWLPTFADIFGQPSYRAGFELEETPSTSAAPAPSTGNPKPGGGSSAASCETNNANSGGGSSGPGRNSHENEMGIQSSPDGRFTNIPSTMLGDRFGMTGLLAAMRATQTDPSSTQLVFGEDLTTFGLDLAARGDIYVHFNGPFTHSPPERSSMDCALEMGMRAMRDAMVMYPTMAPVWDPFQPETGHLGLVGGGGKDGSKESVPETGPPAEVPTPEPVVAAPVRERGRERHRNFQRERKREPARDRPR from the coding sequence ATGCCAAGACGTCGTCGCCCGCGCTGCAAACTCAATCAGTCGATGGTGGTTCGCAAGAAGAATCCGGAAAGCAGCGGACCCAGTGGTCGCCCTAAACCAGAGACAACGCAGCGCAGTGCCTTGGTAGCCCTACCCCCAATAGCAGATCCACCTAACGAGGAGCCACCGTGTGAGGAGCCACAGAACGAAGAACCACAAAGCGAGGAGCCACTGAGCGAGGAGCCCGTGAGTGAAGAGCCGCCCGAGGTGGAGTCCACTTCAAGCGCCGATCCGCCGAGTGGTGATGACACAGACTACCGGCTATTCCCGGAGATCTACAACCGCCAGCCATGGCTGCCCACGTTCGCCGACATCTTCGGCCAGCCCTCTTACAGAGCCGGGTTCGAGCTGGAAGAGACACCTTCCACCTCAGCAGCCCCCGCTCCCAGCACCGGGAACCCTAAGCCGGGTGGAGGTAGTAGCGCCGCCAGCTGCGAGACAAACAACGCCAATAGTGGCGGTGGAAGCAGCGGACCCGGCAGAAACAGCCACGAAAATGAAATGGGTATCCAAAGCTCGCCCGATGGCCGCTTTACCAACATACCCTCCACAATGCTGGGAGATCGATTCGGGATGACCGGACTACTGGCCGCCATGCGGGCCACACAAACTGATCCGAGCTCCACGCAGCTGGTCTTCGGCGAGGATCTGACCACGTTCGGCTTGGACCTGGCCGCCCGCGGCGACATCTATGTGCATTTCAACGGTCCATTCACCCACAGCCCACCCGAACGGAGCTCCATGGACTGCGCCCTCGAGATGGGAATGCGCGCCATGCGAGACGCCATGGTCATGTATCCGACCATGGCACCGGTCTGGGATCCCTTCCAGCCGGAGACCGGGCATTTGGGTCTTGTGGGTGGCGGTGGCAAGGACGGAAGCAAGGAATCGGTTCCCGAAACGGGCCCCCCAGCGGAAGTCCCGACACCGGAACCAGTCGTTGCTGCTCCGGTGCGAGAGCGTGGTCGTGAACGTCACCGTAATTTTCAGAGGGAACGCAAGCGGGAGCCCGCTAGGGATAGGCCCCGATAG